One genomic region from Streptomyces sp. Li-HN-5-11 encodes:
- a CDS encoding YbhB/YbcL family Raf kinase inhibitor-like protein has protein sequence MKKSVRTVGALAGAAALVAAASAAATAESTAVHSRDAYGHSEVRSGIPAVAHTFSVTSPDIRNGGRIPASAWADSFGCTGGNQQIRLNWTGAPQNARSFAVSMQDTDATTGSGFWHWMTWDIPASQKNLDRTLPSGAVSGTNDGGTRGYLGPCPPTGDIAHHYKITVYALDVPSLHLAASSTPAVAAFTMSSHVVGYGRLAATAQQ, from the coding sequence CTCTCGTCGCCGCTGCGAGCGCGGCGGCAACCGCAGAGAGCACGGCAGTCCACAGCCGCGACGCCTACGGCCACTCCGAAGTCCGCTCCGGCATCCCGGCCGTGGCTCACACCTTCTCGGTGACCAGCCCGGACATCCGCAACGGCGGCCGCATCCCGGCGAGCGCCTGGGCCGACAGCTTCGGCTGCACCGGCGGCAACCAGCAGATCCGGCTGAACTGGACCGGCGCTCCGCAGAACGCGCGCAGCTTCGCGGTGTCGATGCAGGACACGGACGCCACCACCGGCAGCGGCTTCTGGCACTGGATGACCTGGGACATTCCGGCCTCGCAGAAGAACCTCGATCGCACGCTGCCCTCCGGTGCGGTGTCCGGAACGAACGACGGGGGCACCCGCGGGTATCTCGGCCCGTGCCCACCGACCGGGGACATCGCCCACCATTACAAGATCACGGTGTACGCGCTGGACGTGCCGAGCCTGCACCTGGCCGCCTCCAGCACACCGGCCGTGGCCGCCTTCACCATGAGCAGCCACGTCGTCGGCTACGGCCGTCTCGCTGCCACCGCACAGCAGTGA
- a CDS encoding YbhB/YbcL family Raf kinase inhibitor-like protein → MSGNDPFARLPEATAFTVTSTTVTDGASWAPEQFSDLFGVPGGKDVSPQLSWSGAPEGTKSYAVTVFDPDAPTGSGFWHWAVADIPATVTELPEGAGDETGSSLPKGAFQLPNDARAARFIGAAPPAGHGPHRYFIVVHALDVESIGVPADATPAFLGFTMASHILGRAVLTATAEITV, encoded by the coding sequence ATGAGCGGCAACGACCCGTTCGCCCGCCTCCCCGAGGCCACGGCCTTCACCGTCACCAGCACCACCGTCACCGACGGCGCATCCTGGGCCCCCGAGCAGTTCTCCGACCTCTTCGGCGTCCCCGGCGGCAAGGATGTCTCCCCCCAACTCTCCTGGAGCGGTGCCCCCGAGGGAACCAAGAGTTACGCCGTGACGGTGTTCGACCCGGACGCGCCGACTGGTTCCGGGTTCTGGCACTGGGCTGTCGCCGACATCCCGGCTACCGTCACCGAGCTGCCCGAGGGCGCGGGGGACGAGACGGGATCGAGCCTGCCCAAGGGTGCTTTCCAGCTACCCAACGATGCCCGCGCCGCCCGTTTCATCGGCGCCGCCCCGCCGGCTGGCCACGGCCCGCACCGCTACTTCATCGTGGTGCACGCTCTCGACGTCGAGTCCATCGGCGTCCCCGCCGATGCCACCCCGGCCTTCCTCGGCTTCACCATGGCGAGCCACATCCTCGGCCGCGCGGTCCTGACCGCAACAGCCGAGATCACCGTCTGA
- a CDS encoding TetR/AcrR family transcriptional regulator, giving the protein MSRQATGGARRDRVREATVREIHQVARTLLVTKGAAAVTINAVAREMGMSGPSLYHYYASRDALVEAVTADFFQELAEAMERDRDEHVGAPLLERFLAACRAMRAWAVGHPAEFEWIFASPVGGAQYRLDSVHRQASLRFAHVFLDLIVEVWDTRPFPVPDPDELPEALREQLRAYSLHIGERLPAEAVHVYVTCWSRLYGLLCLEVLRQMEFVLTDMEPLFEQCLGELAAALGLTRQ; this is encoded by the coding sequence ATGAGCAGGCAGGCGACGGGCGGGGCCCGGCGCGACAGGGTGCGTGAAGCCACCGTGCGGGAGATTCACCAGGTCGCCCGGACGCTGCTCGTCACCAAGGGGGCGGCCGCGGTCACGATCAACGCGGTCGCCCGCGAGATGGGCATGAGCGGACCCTCGCTGTACCACTACTACGCGAGCCGGGACGCGCTCGTGGAGGCGGTGACAGCGGACTTCTTCCAGGAACTTGCCGAGGCGATGGAGCGCGACAGGGACGAGCACGTGGGTGCCCCGCTCCTGGAACGCTTCCTGGCCGCGTGCCGCGCGATGCGCGCTTGGGCCGTGGGGCATCCGGCCGAGTTCGAGTGGATCTTCGCCAGCCCTGTCGGCGGCGCGCAGTACCGACTCGACTCGGTCCACCGCCAGGCGAGTCTGCGCTTCGCCCATGTCTTCCTCGACCTGATCGTCGAGGTGTGGGACACCCGGCCGTTCCCGGTACCGGACCCGGATGAGCTGCCCGAGGCCCTGCGTGAGCAGCTGCGCGCGTACTCGCTCCACATCGGCGAAAGGCTGCCCGCCGAGGCGGTGCACGTTTACGTGACCTGCTGGAGCAGGCTCTATGGGCTGCTCTGCCTGGAGGTCCTGCGTCAGATGGAGTTCGTCCTGACGGATATGGAACCGCTCTTCGAGCAGTGCCTGGGTGAGCTGGCCGCCGCCCTCGGCCTCACTCGCCAGTAG
- a CDS encoding cytochrome bc complex cytochrome b subunit produces the protein MSTESTTAPPARGTAPKGERIADWADGRLGIYSLAKANMRKIFPDHWSFMLGEICLYSFLILILTGVYLTLFFHPSMAEVQYHGTYVPLQGQMMSEAYRSTLDISFDVRGGLFVRQLHHWAALVFLAGMFMHMMRVFFTGAFRKPREVNWVFGVLLLFLGMFTGFTGYSLPDDLLSGTGLHFMEGAILSIPIVGTYLSFFLFGGEYPGHDLIPRLYSIHILLLPGIMLGLVVAHLILVFYHKHTQFAGPGRSNKNVVGMPLMPVYMAKAGGFFFLVFGVLAVVAGVASINPIWAFGPYRVDQVAAGSQPDWYMGFAEGLLRIMPGWEINFWGHTLAVGVFLPLAAFAVVLAVIGVYPFLESWVTGDQREHHILDRPRNVPTRTAFGVAWLTAYVTAMIAGGNDIIATHLHLSLNSITWFSRITFFVGPVVAFAVTKRICLGLQRRDRDKVLHGRETGIIKRLPHGEFIEVHAPLSQEQLHTLTAHEQYEPAKIGPARDGNGVERRITRSQKLRARLSRAYYGADGQIAKPTAEEYKKITSGHGHH, from the coding sequence TTGAGTACCGAATCCACCACCGCACCGCCCGCGCGCGGCACGGCACCGAAGGGCGAGCGGATCGCCGACTGGGCCGACGGCCGACTGGGGATCTACTCCCTGGCCAAAGCCAACATGCGCAAGATCTTTCCCGACCACTGGTCGTTCATGCTGGGAGAGATCTGCCTGTACAGCTTCCTGATCCTCATCCTGACCGGTGTCTACCTCACACTGTTCTTCCACCCGTCGATGGCCGAGGTCCAGTACCACGGAACGTACGTCCCCCTCCAGGGACAGATGATGAGCGAGGCGTACCGGTCCACCCTCGACATCAGCTTCGACGTGCGCGGCGGCCTGTTCGTCCGGCAACTCCACCACTGGGCGGCGCTGGTCTTCCTCGCCGGCATGTTCATGCACATGATGCGCGTCTTCTTCACCGGCGCCTTCCGCAAGCCGCGCGAGGTCAACTGGGTCTTCGGCGTTCTGCTGCTGTTCCTGGGCATGTTCACCGGCTTCACCGGCTACTCGCTCCCGGACGACCTGCTCTCCGGCACCGGCCTGCACTTCATGGAGGGCGCGATCCTGTCGATCCCGATCGTCGGGACGTACCTCTCCTTCTTCCTCTTCGGCGGCGAATATCCCGGGCACGACCTCATCCCGCGCCTGTACTCCATCCACATCCTGCTGCTGCCCGGCATCATGCTCGGCCTGGTCGTGGCCCACCTGATCCTGGTCTTTTACCACAAGCACACGCAGTTCGCCGGGCCCGGACGGTCCAACAAGAATGTGGTCGGCATGCCGCTCATGCCGGTGTACATGGCCAAGGCGGGCGGCTTCTTCTTCCTGGTCTTCGGTGTTCTCGCGGTCGTCGCGGGCGTCGCCTCCATCAACCCGATCTGGGCTTTCGGCCCCTACCGTGTCGATCAGGTGGCCGCCGGTTCCCAGCCCGACTGGTACATGGGATTCGCCGAGGGACTGCTGCGCATCATGCCGGGCTGGGAGATCAACTTCTGGGGCCACACCCTGGCCGTCGGGGTCTTCCTTCCGCTCGCGGCCTTCGCCGTGGTGCTGGCGGTGATCGGCGTCTATCCCTTCCTCGAGTCGTGGGTCACGGGCGACCAGCGCGAGCATCACATCCTCGACCGTCCGCGCAATGTCCCCACCCGTACCGCGTTCGGCGTCGCCTGGCTGACGGCGTACGTGACCGCGATGATCGCCGGCGGCAACGACATCATTGCCACCCACCTGCACCTCTCTCTGAACTCGATCACCTGGTTCTCCCGGATCACCTTCTTCGTCGGTCCGGTCGTCGCCTTCGCCGTCACCAAGAGGATCTGCCTCGGCCTGCAGCGGCGCGACCGGGACAAGGTGCTGCACGGCCGCGAGACCGGCATCATCAAGCGTCTGCCGCACGGTGAGTTCATCGAGGTCCACGCCCCACTGAGCCAGGAGCAGTTGCACACTCTGACGGCACACGAGCAGTACGAGCCGGCCAAGATCGGCCCGGCCCGCGACGGCAATGGCGTCGAGCGCCGGATCACGCGATCGCAGAAGCTGCGCGCCCGGCTCAGCCGGGCGTACTACGGCGCCGACGGCCAGATCGCAAAGCCCACCGCCGAGGAATACAAGAAGATCACGAGCGGTCACGGCCACCACTGA
- a CDS encoding SDR family NAD(P)-dependent oxidoreductase, translating to MKQLWSADDMPDQHGRVAVVTGANTGLGFEIASALAARGAAVVLAVRDTGKGRQAADRINGLGPDAEVTVQRLDLSSLESVGSAADELRATHPKIDLLINNAGVMYTPRTTTIDGYELQFATNHLGHFAFTGLLLPHMLPVPGSRVVTVSSISHKQRARIDFDDLHAQKSYDRVAAYGRSKLANLLFTYELQRRLAANHADTLAVASHPGVAESDLSRNVAPWMRPLFAAAGPFIRQSAAMGALPTLRAATDPEVVGGQYYGPGGLGGFKGHPAPVTSSAESYDAALQRRLWTVSEELTGVEFPLHGGTAERKQP from the coding sequence ATGAAACAGTTGTGGTCGGCCGACGACATGCCCGACCAGCACGGCCGTGTGGCCGTGGTGACCGGCGCCAACACCGGCCTCGGTTTCGAGATCGCCAGTGCCCTCGCGGCACGCGGCGCCGCCGTGGTCCTCGCGGTACGCGACACCGGCAAGGGCAGACAGGCCGCCGACCGGATCAACGGCCTGGGTCCCGACGCGGAGGTCACCGTCCAGCGGCTCGACCTGTCCTCGCTGGAGTCGGTGGGCAGTGCCGCCGACGAACTACGGGCCACCCACCCGAAAATCGATCTTCTGATCAACAACGCCGGGGTGATGTACACCCCGAGGACGACCACCATCGACGGCTACGAGCTGCAGTTCGCCACGAACCATCTTGGGCACTTCGCCTTCACCGGCCTGCTGCTACCGCACATGCTGCCGGTGCCGGGCTCGCGCGTCGTGACCGTCAGCAGCATCTCCCACAAGCAGCGGGCCCGTATCGACTTCGACGACCTGCATGCGCAGAAGTCGTACGACCGGGTGGCCGCCTACGGCCGGTCCAAGCTGGCGAACCTGCTGTTCACATACGAACTGCAGCGCCGACTGGCCGCGAACCATGCCGATACCCTGGCGGTCGCCTCCCACCCGGGCGTCGCCGAGAGCGACCTCAGCCGCAACGTGGCCCCCTGGATGCGCCCGCTCTTCGCCGCCGCCGGGCCGTTCATCCGCCAGAGCGCCGCCATGGGCGCCCTGCCCACCCTTCGCGCGGCGACCGATCCAGAGGTCGTCGGCGGCCAGTACTACGGTCCCGGTGGACTTGGCGGCTTCAAGGGCCATCCCGCGCCCGTCACCTCCAGCGCTGAGTCCTACGATGCCGCGCTCCAGCGCCGCCTGTGGACCGTCTCCGAGGAGCTGACGGGCGTAGAGTTCCCGCTCCATGGGGGAACGGCGGAGAGAAAGCAGCCATGA
- a CDS encoding alpha/beta hydrolase has translation MSAQMRVVAAYLRLARATGAFPPAQQDPPRPPRRLARRHRVAVRHVGAFECHTVLPRDRTTERAVLYLHGGSYVSHMSPQHWQLISRMADAAIRVEVPHYGLAPRYTHRDAYPFVTAVYRELLAGTAPDRTAIVGDSAGGGLALGLTQTLTASRLPQPGRLVLIAPWLDVTLTNPGIAALESHDPMLSRADLLAAARGWAGGDDPALPRLSPVNGPLSPLPPTDVYIGTRDLFLPDVRRLADRAAAAGTTMNVVTCEGGVHDYPLVPAPEGRAAARAIVRSVSLP, from the coding sequence ATGAGCGCGCAGATGCGAGTGGTCGCCGCCTACCTGCGGCTCGCGCGCGCGACGGGTGCGTTCCCGCCGGCACAGCAGGATCCTCCGCGCCCTCCGAGGAGACTGGCACGACGGCACCGGGTCGCCGTTCGCCATGTCGGCGCATTCGAGTGCCACACCGTCCTCCCCCGTGACCGCACCACCGAGCGGGCTGTCCTCTACCTCCACGGCGGCTCTTACGTCAGCCACATGTCCCCGCAGCACTGGCAGCTGATCTCCCGGATGGCGGACGCCGCAATCCGTGTGGAGGTCCCGCACTACGGCCTCGCCCCGCGGTACACCCACCGCGACGCCTATCCCTTCGTCACCGCTGTCTACCGAGAACTCCTCGCCGGGACGGCCCCGGACCGGACGGCGATCGTGGGTGACTCTGCGGGCGGAGGGCTCGCTCTGGGGCTGACGCAGACGCTGACCGCGTCACGCCTGCCGCAGCCCGGCCGTCTGGTCCTGATCGCCCCTTGGCTGGATGTGACGCTGACCAACCCTGGCATCGCTGCCCTTGAGTCCCACGACCCGATGCTGAGCCGGGCCGACCTGCTCGCCGCCGCCCGCGGCTGGGCCGGCGGCGATGATCCGGCGCTGCCCCGGCTGAGTCCGGTCAACGGTCCGCTGTCCCCGCTGCCACCCACCGACGTCTACATCGGAACCCGCGACCTCTTCCTTCCGGACGTCCGTCGTCTGGCGGACAGGGCCGCCGCGGCGGGTACCACGATGAACGTGGTCACGTGCGAAGGCGGCGTCCACGACTACCCGTTGGTGCCTGCTCCCGAGGGTCGGGCCGCCGCACGCGCCATCGTCCGCTCCGTGTCCCTGCCGTAG
- a CDS encoding zinc-binding dehydrogenase has translation MDTMLAGRLRLDSLTFAVEEVPVPVPGPGEVLVEVRAAGICLSDVHLIDGSLSPFRPDDAVAGSGALTLGHEVAGVVHSLGPNLVGAWNPGTRVVLQAGQSCGRCEACVRGFLCGQMTTRGVDYDGGWAQYAIAREDTLIRIPDNLPFEQAAIIPDAVSTPYGAFVETGAVRPGQSVGIWGVGGLGAHGIRIARLIGAAPVIAVDPLPAARERALAFGADVALDPAAPDFTQAVNEATGGQGLDVAFDFAGFPAVRDQAISVLGFGGALVLAGLTPAPITIADSITFSARRNQIRGHFGGEAQGVDRLVALASAGRLDLAPSVTARIPLAEAADGVAQLEKKIGDPIRIVLVP, from the coding sequence ATGGACACCATGCTCGCCGGGCGCCTGCGCCTCGACAGCCTCACGTTCGCTGTGGAAGAGGTTCCCGTTCCCGTCCCGGGCCCCGGAGAGGTCCTGGTCGAAGTCAGGGCGGCCGGTATCTGCCTGTCCGACGTCCATCTCATCGACGGCAGCTTGTCGCCGTTCCGCCCCGACGACGCCGTAGCCGGTTCCGGGGCGCTGACGCTCGGACACGAGGTCGCCGGGGTCGTCCACAGCCTCGGACCCAACCTGGTGGGAGCCTGGAACCCCGGCACTCGGGTTGTATTGCAGGCCGGTCAGTCCTGCGGCAGGTGCGAAGCCTGCGTGCGGGGCTTCCTCTGCGGGCAGATGACGACCCGCGGTGTCGACTACGACGGCGGCTGGGCCCAGTACGCGATCGCCCGCGAGGACACGCTCATCCGCATCCCCGACAACCTGCCCTTCGAGCAGGCCGCCATCATCCCCGACGCGGTCTCCACCCCCTACGGCGCGTTCGTCGAGACCGGCGCTGTTCGTCCCGGACAGTCCGTGGGCATCTGGGGCGTGGGCGGCCTGGGCGCGCACGGCATCCGTATCGCTCGCCTGATCGGAGCGGCGCCGGTGATCGCCGTCGATCCGCTGCCGGCGGCCAGGGAGCGCGCCCTCGCCTTCGGCGCCGATGTCGCGCTCGACCCCGCCGCGCCGGATTTCACCCAGGCGGTGAACGAGGCCACCGGTGGCCAGGGGCTGGACGTCGCGTTCGACTTCGCAGGTTTCCCGGCGGTGCGGGATCAGGCGATCTCCGTACTCGGTTTCGGCGGCGCCCTGGTGCTGGCCGGGCTCACGCCCGCACCGATCACCATCGCTGACAGCATCACCTTCAGCGCCCGTCGCAACCAGATCCGCGGCCACTTCGGCGGCGAAGCGCAGGGCGTGGACCGGCTCGTCGCTCTGGCCTCGGCCGGCCGGCTCGACCTGGCTCCCTCAGTCACCGCTCGCATCCCTCTGGCCGAGGCGGCCGATGGCGTCGCCCAGCTGGAGAAGAAGATCGGCGACCCCATCCGCATCGTGCTCGTGCCCTGA
- a CDS encoding cytochrome P450, which produces MTHATAQAIEPIPEPAPLPPGAEAPSGADVLLYLIQQAKELGPLFRMRAFGQENLIVSGLDVMTELSDESRFGKKIEAALEAVRLILKDGLFTAYNDEPNWRKAHDILMPAFSLGAMRDYHGMMLQVARDLLAKWDRAAEGKTPVSVSSDMTRLTFDTIGLCGFGHDFESLRHEELHPFVTAMSRVLLYVELMVEGPAGAELPTDQFHQDCALMGDLVEEVIRQRRASGDTSTGDLLGRMLHTSDEVTGTPLDDENIRRQVLTFLIAGHETTSGALSFALYYLLKHPAVLARAQAEVDALWGDTDEPEPTYNDIGKLSYIRQVLNESLRLFPTAGAFSLTPHEDTVVAGKYAVRKGETLTVITSALHRDPVWGDNPELFDPERFSPERVEARPVHAFKPFGNGERACIGRQFALHEATLVLGLLVHRYRLLDHNDYQLKLKRTLTVKPTEFQLSLVRRGSSDRRLPATATSEATASATAQGSSAARSATGTALTVLHGSNLGTCRGIAGDLAADGEDRGFKPTVVPLDHAVDKLNADGPVVIVAASYNGRPTDDAAEFVAWLENLEPGSLDGLTYAVLGVGDRNWAATYQRIPTLIDERLAAAGATRLMERGAADAAGDFDGTVRQWTGDLWTALLEMYGTSTAAAPAEEADTDLGLYELQDAAESVTGELAARHGVQLMEVLEARELVDMEHPLGRSKRFLKLRLPDGVTYRTGDHLAVLPRNPESLVQRVAARFALDLHRTVRLTARRRSRRALPVDRPLTLSHLLTDFVELQDAATQEQVGMLVAHTECPPERRPLAELACAQPDVFREQITDRGISVLDLLERYTACELPFERFLEMLPVLRPRHYSISSSAAARPGEVDLMVSLLEAPHRGDLGTFSGIASHHLQTLRAGDTVQASVLPCREAFRLPEDTDVPVILVSAGTGLAPFRGAVLDRLHTGDTGTLLCYFGCDHPDVDYLHRDELEKAEAAGAVSLRPTFMHAPQGDVRFVQERIARESDEVWALLQSGARVFVCGDGRRMAPGVREAFRAVYREHTGADAVAADAWLTALTEAARYVEDVWVG; this is translated from the coding sequence ATGACCCATGCGACCGCGCAGGCGATCGAGCCCATCCCTGAGCCGGCGCCGCTGCCCCCTGGCGCCGAGGCTCCCTCCGGCGCTGACGTGCTGCTGTATCTGATACAGCAGGCCAAGGAACTCGGGCCGTTGTTCCGGATGCGAGCGTTCGGCCAGGAGAACCTCATCGTGTCCGGGCTGGATGTGATGACGGAGCTGTCCGACGAGAGCCGGTTCGGCAAGAAGATCGAGGCCGCGCTGGAGGCGGTACGCCTCATCCTCAAGGACGGGCTGTTCACCGCGTACAACGACGAGCCCAACTGGCGCAAGGCGCACGACATCCTGATGCCCGCCTTCTCTCTGGGCGCCATGCGTGACTACCACGGCATGATGCTCCAGGTCGCCCGTGACCTGCTGGCGAAGTGGGACCGCGCGGCGGAGGGGAAGACGCCGGTGAGCGTCTCCAGCGACATGACCCGGCTGACGTTCGACACCATCGGACTGTGCGGCTTCGGCCACGACTTCGAGTCGCTTCGCCACGAGGAGCTGCACCCGTTCGTGACGGCCATGTCACGGGTGCTGCTGTACGTGGAGCTCATGGTCGAGGGGCCGGCGGGCGCGGAACTGCCGACCGACCAGTTCCACCAGGACTGTGCCCTGATGGGGGACCTGGTCGAAGAGGTCATCCGGCAGCGCAGGGCGTCGGGCGACACGAGCACCGGCGACCTGCTGGGGCGGATGCTGCACACCAGCGACGAGGTGACCGGTACCCCGCTGGACGACGAGAACATCCGCCGCCAGGTGCTCACCTTCCTCATCGCCGGACACGAGACCACCAGCGGCGCCCTGTCCTTCGCCCTGTACTACCTCCTGAAGCACCCCGCGGTGCTGGCCCGCGCCCAGGCCGAGGTGGACGCCTTGTGGGGCGACACCGACGAGCCGGAACCGACGTACAACGACATCGGCAAGCTCAGCTACATCCGCCAGGTGCTCAATGAGAGCCTGCGGCTGTTTCCGACCGCGGGTGCGTTCAGCCTGACGCCGCATGAGGACACGGTCGTCGCCGGCAAGTATGCGGTGCGCAAGGGGGAGACTCTGACCGTCATCACCTCCGCGTTGCACCGGGACCCCGTCTGGGGGGACAACCCCGAGCTGTTCGACCCGGAGAGGTTCTCGCCCGAGCGGGTGGAGGCCCGGCCCGTGCACGCGTTCAAGCCGTTCGGAAATGGTGAACGTGCCTGCATCGGGAGGCAGTTCGCTCTGCACGAGGCGACACTGGTACTCGGTCTGCTGGTGCACCGCTATCGGCTGCTCGACCACAACGACTACCAGCTGAAGCTGAAGCGGACGCTCACGGTCAAGCCGACCGAATTTCAACTGAGTCTCGTCCGGCGTGGTTCGTCCGATCGCCGCCTGCCCGCCACCGCGACGAGCGAGGCCACTGCCTCGGCCACGGCGCAGGGCTCCTCCGCCGCCCGCTCGGCGACCGGCACCGCACTGACCGTGCTGCACGGCTCCAACCTGGGTACGTGCAGGGGGATCGCCGGCGATCTTGCGGCGGACGGTGAGGACCGCGGCTTCAAGCCCACCGTCGTACCGCTGGACCACGCGGTGGACAAGCTGAACGCCGACGGTCCGGTGGTGATCGTCGCCGCCTCCTACAACGGGCGGCCCACCGACGACGCCGCCGAGTTCGTTGCCTGGCTGGAAAACCTCGAGCCGGGCTCCCTCGACGGCCTCACCTACGCGGTACTCGGCGTGGGCGACCGCAACTGGGCCGCCACCTACCAGCGCATCCCCACCCTCATCGACGAGCGCCTGGCCGCTGCCGGCGCCACCCGGCTGATGGAGCGCGGGGCGGCGGACGCCGCCGGGGACTTCGACGGCACCGTACGGCAGTGGACCGGCGACCTGTGGACCGCCCTGCTGGAGATGTACGGAACATCCACCGCGGCGGCGCCCGCCGAGGAAGCCGACACCGACCTCGGGCTGTACGAGCTTCAGGACGCCGCGGAGTCGGTCACCGGGGAACTCGCCGCACGGCACGGCGTCCAGCTCATGGAGGTGCTGGAGGCACGGGAGCTGGTCGACATGGAGCACCCGCTCGGCCGTTCCAAGCGCTTCCTGAAGCTGCGCCTGCCCGACGGCGTCACCTACCGCACCGGCGATCACCTCGCCGTCCTCCCGCGTAACCCCGAGAGCCTCGTTCAGCGAGTCGCCGCTCGGTTCGCTCTCGACCTCCACCGGACCGTGCGACTGACCGCGCGCCGTCGCAGCCGTCGGGCGCTGCCCGTCGACCGGCCGCTGACCCTGAGCCACCTGCTGACCGACTTCGTCGAGTTGCAGGACGCGGCCACTCAGGAGCAGGTCGGCATGCTGGTGGCCCACACCGAGTGCCCGCCCGAGCGGCGCCCGTTGGCCGAACTCGCCTGCGCACAACCTGACGTCTTCCGTGAGCAGATCACCGACCGTGGGATCAGCGTGCTGGACCTGCTGGAGCGGTACACCGCCTGTGAGCTGCCGTTCGAGCGGTTCCTGGAGATGCTGCCGGTGCTGCGTCCGCGGCACTACTCCATCTCCTCCTCGGCCGCCGCCCGCCCCGGTGAGGTGGACCTGATGGTGTCACTGCTGGAGGCTCCGCACCGCGGTGATCTCGGCACCTTCAGCGGCATCGCTTCGCACCATCTCCAGACGCTGCGGGCCGGCGACACCGTGCAGGCGAGCGTACTGCCGTGCCGCGAGGCGTTCCGGCTGCCGGAGGACACCGACGTCCCCGTCATCCTGGTCAGCGCCGGCACCGGCCTCGCACCCTTCCGGGGTGCCGTTCTCGACCGCCTGCACACCGGCGACACCGGGACGCTGCTGTGCTACTTCGGCTGTGACCACCCCGACGTGGACTACCTCCACCGCGACGAACTCGAAAAGGCGGAAGCCGCCGGAGCGGTCAGCTTGCGGCCCACCTTCATGCACGCCCCGCAGGGCGACGTCCGGTTCGTGCAGGAACGCATCGCCCGGGAGAGCGACGAGGTGTGGGCGCTGCTGCAGTCCGGGGCCCGGGTGTTCGTCTGTGGCGACGGCCGGCGCATGGCACCGGGGGTGCGGGAGGCGTTCCGCGCCGTCTACCGCGAGCACACCGGCGCCGACGCAGTGGCCGCCGACGCGTGGCTGACCGCGTTGACCGAGGCCGCCCGCTACGTCGAGGACGTCTGGGTCGGCTGA
- a CDS encoding AraC family transcriptional regulator, translating into MSADPLSDALVVADARSVFTGGITAGGDWAIRLPAGDMLRVHAVVGGSCLLVVDHGDTLHLEEGDVVVIDGRREIVVCSRPGLVPVDVDDLHMDPRTRMAHLGDGGDVVAISGHIDISRDYGELLREALPPLILVRSDATEAPTLSWLISRLMEEAAAGLAGADFISDHLAQVLFMQVLRVCLTRAEGLPAGWLRALADERLAPALRLMHGDPSHPWQLTELARAAAMSRATFALRFKEAAGVAPLAYLLNWRMRLATRYLRQEQTPVGVIAQQVGYTSESAFSNAFKRTMGVSPRRYRDNARGQYGG; encoded by the coding sequence ATGTCCGCTGATCCGCTGTCCGACGCCCTCGTCGTCGCCGACGCCCGCTCCGTCTTCACCGGCGGCATCACGGCCGGCGGTGATTGGGCCATCAGACTTCCCGCCGGAGACATGCTCCGGGTGCACGCCGTGGTGGGAGGTAGCTGCCTGCTGGTCGTCGACCACGGCGATACCCTGCACCTGGAAGAGGGAGACGTCGTCGTCATCGACGGCAGACGCGAGATCGTGGTGTGCAGTAGACCGGGTCTGGTGCCGGTCGACGTCGACGACCTCCACATGGACCCCCGGACCCGCATGGCCCACCTAGGGGACGGGGGCGACGTCGTCGCCATCTCCGGCCACATCGATATCAGCCGGGACTACGGAGAACTGCTGCGCGAAGCTCTCCCTCCGCTGATCCTCGTCCGCTCCGATGCGACCGAGGCCCCCACACTGAGCTGGCTGATCAGCCGGCTGATGGAGGAGGCCGCGGCAGGCCTGGCGGGCGCCGACTTCATTTCGGACCATCTCGCCCAGGTGCTGTTCATGCAGGTTCTCCGGGTCTGCCTCACCAGGGCCGAAGGGCTCCCGGCCGGCTGGCTCCGCGCTCTCGCCGACGAACGCCTGGCCCCCGCCCTGCGCCTGATGCACGGCGACCCGTCTCACCCCTGGCAGCTCACGGAACTCGCCCGTGCGGCGGCCATGTCGCGGGCCACCTTCGCCCTCCGCTTCAAGGAGGCGGCGGGCGTGGCCCCCCTGGCGTACCTGCTCAACTGGCGGATGCGCCTGGCCACCCGGTACCTGCGGCAGGAGCAGACCCCGGTCGGCGTCATCGCGCAGCAGGTCGGCTACACCTCCGAGAGCGCCTTCAGTAACGCCTTCAAGCGCACGATGGGCGTCTCGCCACGGCGCTACCGGGACAACGCCCGCGGACAGTACGGGGGTTGA